A DNA window from Flavisolibacter ginsenosidimutans contains the following coding sequences:
- the queA gene encoding tRNA preQ1(34) S-adenosylmethionine ribosyltransferase-isomerase QueA gives MKLSQFKFDLPLNLIAQHPAKRREDARMMVVNRKTGEMENKHFRDILDYFDDKDVFVVNNTKVFSARMYGRKEKTGAKIEVFLLRELNKEHRLWDVIVDPARKIRVGNKLYFGDTEELVAEVIDNTTSRGRTIKFLHEGTEEEFKATLEKYGETPLPKYIKRKPDDEDRERYQTVYAKYEGAVAAPTAGLHFSRELIKRCEIKGIRFAEVTLHTGLGTFRPIEVEDLSKHKMDAEYYRIDEPAVKVVNKAKETSRRICSIGTTTMRSLESSVTAQGFLKPSEGWTNMFIHPPYNFSIADALVTNFHLPKTSLLIMTCAFAGYDLTMEAYKKAIKDKYRFFSYGDALLVI, from the coding sequence ATGAAGCTTTCGCAATTCAAGTTCGATCTTCCTCTGAATCTTATTGCCCAACATCCTGCTAAAAGACGCGAAGATGCCCGAATGATGGTAGTAAACCGCAAGACGGGTGAAATGGAAAACAAGCACTTCCGCGACATCCTTGATTACTTTGACGACAAGGACGTGTTCGTAGTGAACAACACCAAGGTTTTTTCGGCCCGTATGTACGGGCGCAAGGAAAAGACCGGCGCCAAGATTGAAGTTTTTCTCCTTCGCGAATTGAACAAAGAACACCGTCTTTGGGATGTGATTGTTGATCCCGCAAGAAAGATTCGCGTGGGCAACAAACTTTATTTCGGTGACACAGAAGAACTGGTGGCCGAAGTAATTGACAACACCACAAGCCGTGGACGCACCATTAAGTTTTTGCACGAAGGCACGGAAGAAGAATTTAAAGCCACGCTGGAGAAATACGGTGAAACGCCGCTGCCCAAATACATCAAACGCAAGCCCGACGACGAAGACCGCGAACGCTACCAAACCGTTTACGCGAAATACGAAGGCGCGGTAGCCGCACCAACTGCGGGACTGCATTTCAGCCGCGAATTAATTAAGCGTTGCGAAATCAAAGGCATTCGCTTTGCCGAGGTAACACTGCACACAGGCCTGGGAACTTTCCGTCCAATTGAGGTGGAAGATTTGAGCAAACACAAAATGGACGCAGAGTATTACCGCATTGACGAACCGGCGGTAAAAGTTGTGAACAAAGCCAAAGAAACCAGTCGCCGCATCTGCTCTATTGGAACAACGACGATGCGTTCGCTGGAAAGTTCAGTAACGGCGCAAGGATTTTTGAAACCGTCTGAAGGCTGGACAAACATGTTCATCCATCCGCCTTACAATTTCAGCATTGCCGATGCGCTGGTCACGAATTTTCATTTGCCCAAAACAAGTTTGTTAATCATGACCTGTGCATTTGCAGGATACGATTTGACAATGGAGGCGTATAAAAAGGCCATTAAAGACAAATACCGTTTCTTTAGCTACGGCGATGCTTTGTTGGTTATCTAA
- a CDS encoding polyprenyl synthetase family protein, with protein MQNFEALSKQFTEQFNKDHFPKEPSSLYEPNDYFLSLGGKRIRPVMVLMGNELFDNITEDAWNVATAVELFHNFTLVHDDIMDKAPLRRGMQTVHEKFGESTALLAGDVMLVVAYDYLNKVSPNYLRRIIHLFNQTAREVCEGQQLDMDFEKKESVDFASYEKMISLKTSVLLAASLKMGAILGGALERNQNLIYEFGRKLGLAFQVQDDYLDAFGDAAKFGKQIGGDIKANKKTFLLIHALETTSPSQKEKLKHLLKTDESSKVEKVLAIFKDCGVDDWAEQLKEQYLAEALKHLDDVAVLSIRKEPLKELASFLIQRQH; from the coding sequence ATGCAAAATTTTGAAGCGCTGTCAAAGCAATTCACCGAACAATTCAACAAAGACCACTTTCCCAAAGAGCCTTCCTCGCTCTACGAACCCAACGATTATTTTCTCTCTCTTGGCGGCAAGCGCATCCGGCCGGTGATGGTGTTGATGGGCAACGAACTCTTTGACAACATCACCGAAGATGCCTGGAACGTAGCCACTGCCGTTGAACTCTTTCACAACTTTACCCTTGTTCACGACGACATCATGGACAAGGCGCCGCTGCGCCGCGGTATGCAAACCGTGCACGAAAAATTCGGCGAAAGCACAGCCCTTCTCGCGGGTGATGTGATGCTGGTGGTGGCGTATGATTACCTGAACAAAGTTTCGCCAAACTATTTGCGTCGCATCATTCATCTGTTCAATCAAACGGCAAGGGAAGTTTGCGAAGGCCAGCAGCTGGACATGGATTTTGAAAAAAAAGAAAGCGTTGATTTTGCTTCGTACGAAAAAATGATAAGCCTGAAAACCTCTGTGTTGCTGGCGGCAAGCTTAAAAATGGGGGCCATTCTCGGCGGTGCGTTGGAACGAAACCAAAACCTAATTTACGAATTTGGCCGCAAGCTTGGCCTGGCTTTTCAGGTGCAGGACGATTACCTTGACGCCTTTGGTGACGCAGCCAAATTCGGCAAGCAAATTGGCGGCGACATCAAGGCCAATAAAAAAACTTTTTTGTTGATTCACGCATTGGAAACAACCTCGCCTTCGCAAAAAGAAAAGTTGAAGCACTTGTTGAAAACCGATGAATCTTCAAAGGTTGAAAAAGTGCTTGCGATATTTAAGGACTGCGGTGTAGATGATTGGGCCGAGCAATTGAAGGAGCAATATCTGGCCGAAGCATTAAAGCATTTGGATGACGTAGCCGTTCTGTCCATCCGTAAAGAACCATTGAAAGAGTTAGCGTCTTTTTTAATTCAGCGACAACATTAG
- the rnr gene encoding ribonuclease R — MGRKNNGKKGDRKKSGHPHKTHNEYKGKLEITRSGMGFVIVEGLETDILVRPSDFNSAMHGDTVRVRLKEDRGGKRKQGVVVGVSERKQSEFVGKLEMNKGFAFFVAEGDKRMPDIYIPEKAFNNATENDRVVVRVKEWSDDKSKRPVGEVVSILNAGDANDMAMKEILLEAGFPIEFPDEVMEEAARIPDAIPESEIKKRKDFRDVLTFTIDPVDAKDFDDALSIKVLKNGNYQIGVHIADVSYYVQPDTALDEFAYKKATSVYLPDRVNPMLPEHISNVLCSLRPNEDKLTFSAVFEMSPKGAVKKYWLGRTAIHSNHRFTYEEVQEIIEKETGIYSDEILLLNSIARRLRAKRFDAGAINFSSTEVRFKLDEKGKPIGIVVKESKESHQLIEEFMLLANKFVAQHVSKIEVAKKPIPFPYRVHDLPNEEKMLPFMAFAKKFGHKFDTSSPEKIAESFNTMLKDVQGKPEQHVLEQLGIRTMAKAAYTTDNIGHYGLGFENYCHFTSPIRRYPDVMVHRVLEEILSGKVHPDKKMEAKCKHCSERERAAMEAERAANKYKQVEYMRDFLGEEFEGVISGVAAFGFWVETIEHKCEGMVSITSLAEYDEFRLVDTDYSLVGMRSGRKFRMGDKVRIKVIAANLEKRQLDYEWVLTATVDEEERTTIQEKPKQKTKRKKKKSEE, encoded by the coding sequence ATGGGACGAAAAAACAACGGCAAGAAAGGCGACAGAAAAAAGAGCGGACATCCTCACAAAACCCACAACGAGTACAAAGGCAAACTGGAGATTACCCGCAGCGGTATGGGTTTCGTCATTGTAGAAGGATTGGAAACGGACATTCTTGTGCGTCCGTCTGACTTTAACAGCGCCATGCACGGCGACACGGTTCGTGTGCGGTTGAAAGAAGACCGCGGCGGCAAACGCAAGCAGGGCGTGGTGGTTGGTGTTTCGGAAAGAAAACAATCGGAGTTTGTGGGCAAGCTGGAGATGAACAAAGGCTTTGCTTTTTTTGTAGCCGAAGGCGACAAGCGCATGCCCGACATTTATATTCCCGAGAAAGCTTTTAACAATGCGACCGAGAATGACCGCGTAGTTGTAAGGGTAAAGGAGTGGAGTGATGACAAAAGCAAACGACCCGTTGGTGAAGTGGTCAGTATTTTAAATGCTGGAGACGCCAATGACATGGCGATGAAAGAAATCCTTCTCGAAGCAGGTTTTCCCATAGAGTTTCCCGACGAAGTGATGGAAGAAGCGGCCCGCATTCCCGATGCGATTCCCGAGAGTGAAATAAAAAAGCGGAAAGATTTTCGCGACGTGCTTACGTTCACCATTGATCCTGTTGACGCCAAAGATTTTGACGATGCGCTTTCCATCAAAGTATTGAAGAACGGCAATTACCAAATCGGCGTGCACATTGCTGACGTGAGTTATTACGTGCAACCCGATACGGCGCTTGATGAGTTTGCCTACAAAAAAGCAACGTCCGTTTATCTGCCCGACCGCGTGAATCCAATGTTGCCCGAACACATTTCCAACGTGCTTTGCTCACTTCGTCCAAACGAAGACAAGCTGACCTTTTCCGCCGTGTTTGAAATGAGTCCGAAAGGTGCGGTAAAAAAATATTGGTTAGGAAGAACCGCCATTCATTCAAACCATCGTTTTACTTACGAAGAAGTGCAGGAAATCATCGAAAAAGAAACCGGCATTTACAGCGATGAAATTCTTTTGTTAAACAGCATTGCGCGGCGCTTGCGGGCAAAGCGTTTTGATGCCGGCGCCATCAACTTTTCCAGCACCGAAGTGCGGTTTAAATTGGATGAGAAAGGAAAACCCATTGGCATTGTAGTGAAAGAAAGCAAGGAGTCGCATCAACTGATTGAAGAGTTCATGCTGTTGGCAAACAAATTTGTGGCGCAGCACGTGTCAAAGATTGAGGTAGCCAAGAAACCCATTCCGTTTCCGTACCGCGTACACGACTTGCCAAACGAAGAAAAGATGTTGCCCTTCATGGCTTTCGCCAAAAAGTTCGGCCACAAGTTTGACACAAGCTCACCCGAAAAAATTGCCGAATCCTTTAACACCATGTTGAAGGACGTGCAAGGAAAACCCGAACAACACGTGCTCGAACAATTAGGCATTCGCACGATGGCGAAGGCGGCTTACACAACTGACAACATCGGACACTACGGCCTGGGCTTTGAAAACTATTGTCATTTTACCTCGCCCATTCGCCGCTACCCCGATGTGATGGTGCACCGCGTGTTGGAAGAGATATTAAGCGGCAAGGTTCACCCTGACAAAAAAATGGAAGCCAAGTGCAAGCATTGCAGCGAACGCGAACGGGCCGCCATGGAAGCCGAACGGGCCGCCAACAAATACAAGCAGGTGGAATACATGCGCGACTTTTTGGGCGAGGAGTTTGAAGGCGTTATCAGCGGCGTGGCGGCCTTTGGCTTTTGGGTGGAAACCATCGAGCACAAATGCGAAGGCATGGTGAGCATTACCTCGCTTGCCGAGTACGATGAATTCAGGTTGGTAGACACTGATTATAGTTTGGTGGGAATGCGCAGCGGTCGCAAGTTTCGCATGGGCGACAAGGTGCGGATTAAAGTGATAGCCGCCAACTTGGAAAAGCGCCAGCTTGATTACGAATGGGTGCTGACGGCAACGGTTGACGAAGAAGAAAGAACAACAATCCAAGAAAAGCCGAAACAAAAAACGAAACGAAAAAAGAAGAAAAGCGAAGAGTGA
- the lpxK gene encoding tetraacyldisaccharide 4'-kinase, translated as MFSNWFLKSFRILLLPFALLFGFVVSIRNWLYDKNILKSSSFGLPLICVGNLSVGGTGKSPMVEFLVLHLKGRYKVATLSRGYKRKTKGYALANAETTAIDIGDEPLQFYKKFPDVPVAIGEERLVAIPQLLHDKPDTQVIILDDAFQHRAIKAGLNILLTDCGNLFTRDFYLPTGDLRDARESYKRAQIIVVTKCPPDLPVQEKEALIKEIDPQKDQRIFFTTIAYGTPYHITHHNFTYIEESTEMLLVTGIANPRPLKTFLEERIQTYYMMHYNDHHIFSIDDWRDIKKRFESIEAKKKMILTTEKDAMRLLKFAQEIDGMPFYVMPIEHKFLFGEEVDFLNAVTGFIENFKTPA; from the coding sequence ATGTTTTCTAACTGGTTTTTAAAATCCTTCCGCATTTTACTCCTGCCGTTTGCGCTCTTGTTTGGCTTTGTCGTTAGCATCCGTAACTGGCTTTACGACAAAAATATTTTGAAATCATCCTCTTTTGGTTTGCCGCTGATCTGCGTGGGTAATTTATCGGTTGGCGGCACGGGCAAATCGCCGATGGTAGAATTTTTGGTGCTGCATTTAAAAGGCCGCTATAAAGTGGCAACCCTCAGCCGCGGTTACAAGCGCAAAACAAAGGGCTATGCATTAGCCAATGCCGAAACGACGGCCATTGACATTGGCGACGAGCCTTTGCAGTTTTATAAAAAGTTCCCCGACGTTCCCGTTGCCATTGGGGAAGAACGGTTGGTCGCCATTCCGCAACTTCTGCACGATAAACCCGACACCCAGGTTATTATTCTTGACGATGCCTTTCAACACCGCGCCATTAAAGCCGGACTAAACATTTTGCTCACCGATTGCGGCAATCTTTTTACCCGCGATTTTTATCTGCCCACCGGCGACTTGCGCGACGCAAGAGAGAGTTACAAGCGAGCTCAAATTATTGTCGTAACCAAATGTCCTCCCGATCTTCCGGTGCAGGAAAAAGAAGCGTTGATAAAAGAAATAGATCCGCAAAAAGATCAGCGCATTTTCTTTACCACCATTGCCTATGGCACACCTTATCACATCACGCACCATAACTTTACGTACATTGAGGAATCCACGGAAATGTTGTTGGTGACCGGCATTGCCAACCCGCGGCCTTTGAAAACATTTTTAGAAGAGCGGATTCAAACCTATTACATGATGCATTACAACGATCATCATATTTTTTCCATTGACGATTGGCGGGACATCAAAAAAAGATTTGAGAGCATCGAGGCAAAAAAGAAAATGATTCTCACCACCGAAAAAGACGCGATGCGCTTACTCAAGTTTGCGCAGGAAATTGACGGCATGCCTTTTTACGTGATGCCCATTGAGCACAAATTTTTGTTTGGCGAAGAAGTGGATTTTTTGAATGCGGTTACGGGCTTTATCGAAAACTTTAAAACACCGGCATAA